TTGATTATGCACCTCTCTAGTATATTGTATCTCTCCATCCCATGCTCATTACTCTCTTCATCCTCATTTGAAGGATTCACATCGCAGTACCATAAGCACTTAATCTGCTCTTCAACAAACTTAAACATTTAATGAGTGAAGGCATGTTGAAACTGTCTTTCCCATCCAAACTAAGATATGCAGTTAACAACCCTATTTTTTTGATACGAACTCTGAAAGCAACTCCTTCTCATTCTTCCCACGTATGGCCATCTCATATTGTTCAATGAATTGCTTTAATGTGCTTCTTGAGTTAACATAACCATCAAAGTTAGCATGCATGCCCTCGCTTCTTTGAGTAGACATCATTCCAACCCAGAACATGTGTTTGAGATAGACGGGTACCCAATTCTCCCTTTCAGAATAAAGCTTCATCAACCATTCATTATTTTCTAGTCCATACTTGGTCAAGAAATCATTCCAATTTGTTTCAAATGTCTCAATCGTCAGGCTATCGAATATTAAAGCCTTAAACTCATTGGTTGCTTTTGTAAAACCTTCTACACCTTTAAAGTTCTCTGACATTTTGCTAAGTATAGGCCATAAGTAGAATCTGTGTCTTATTTTAGGCATGACTTCCCTAATAGCAACCTTGATGCTTTCACATTGATCAGTGA
The Hevea brasiliensis isolate MT/VB/25A 57/8 chromosome 18, ASM3005281v1, whole genome shotgun sequence genome window above contains:
- the LOC110634136 gene encoding protein FAR-RED IMPAIRED RESPONSE 1-like, with product MVNIHPHVILTDQCESIKVAIREVMPKIRHRFYLWPILSKMSENFKGVEGFTKATNEFKALIFDSLTIETFETNWNDFLTKYGLENNEWLMKLYSERENWVPVYLKHMFWVGMMSTQRSEGMHANFDGYVNSRSTLKQFIEQYEMAIRGKNEKELLSEFIKCLWYCDVNPSNEDEESNEHGMERYNILERCIINDWYRKEFVYRVEHRENEQYFNCNCKKFDSSGILCCYILKVIVTKGMEVINERYLFRRWRKDVHHPYIKRFFARGYPMMTDEYKKHHELEGDFAQITDIVIGNTQKMEYVKRQLRALQVNLSEWNDGLLASAVGSENIGITNSDSLVAILNPNEACSYERPRSNRF